Proteins co-encoded in one Campylobacter jejuni genomic window:
- the fabG gene encoding 3-oxoacyl-ACP reductase FabG, producing MKFSGKNVLITGASKGIGASIAKTLAGFGLKVWINYRSKPELADALKDEIIASGGVAAVIKFDASKEDEFENGVKTIVESDGELSYLVNNAGVTNDKLALRMKLEDFSGIVDTNLSSAFLGCREALKTMSKKRFGAVVNIASIVGEMGNAGQVNYSASKGGMIAMTKSFAKEGASRNLRFNCVTPGFIKSDMTEVLSDEIKQVYQDNIPLKRFAEPEEVANCVAFLLSDYASYVTGDVLKINGGLYM from the coding sequence ATGAAATTTAGTGGAAAAAATGTTTTAATTACTGGAGCAAGTAAGGGTATAGGTGCTTCTATCGCAAAAACTTTGGCGGGTTTTGGACTTAAAGTTTGGATTAATTATCGTTCAAAACCTGAACTTGCAGATGCTTTAAAAGATGAAATTATTGCAAGTGGTGGCGTTGCTGCTGTGATTAAATTTGATGCAAGCAAAGAAGATGAGTTTGAAAATGGTGTAAAAACCATAGTGGAGAGCGATGGAGAGTTAAGTTATCTTGTAAATAACGCAGGCGTTACAAATGATAAACTTGCTTTAAGAATGAAATTAGAGGACTTTAGTGGCATTGTGGATACGAATTTAAGCTCAGCTTTTTTAGGTTGTAGAGAAGCTTTAAAAACCATGAGTAAAAAACGCTTTGGTGCTGTTGTGAATATCGCTTCTATTGTCGGAGAAATGGGTAATGCTGGACAAGTAAATTATTCTGCTAGTAAAGGTGGAATGATAGCTATGACTAAATCTTTTGCTAAAGAAGGAGCAAGTAGAAATTTACGCTTTAACTGTGTAACTCCAGGTTTTATAAAAAGCGATATGACTGAAGTTTTAAGCGATGAAATCAAACAAGTTTATCAAGATAATATCCCTTTAAAACGCTTTGCAGAACCTGAAGAAGTGGCTAATTGTGTAGCGTTTTTACTTAGTGATTATGCCTCTTATGTGACAGGTGATGTGCTTAAGATCAATGGTGGTTTATATATGTAA
- the sdhA gene encoding 8-methylmenaquinol:fumarate reductase flavoprotein subunit — MGEFSRRDFIKTACISVGALAASSSGVYALDDSSKMDKDTNLPSCDVLVIGSGGAGLRAAAAVRKENPKLSVVVATKMMPSRNATCMAEGGINGVTDFSNGDSYKLHAYDTIKGGAYLVDQDSALKFCELAGKAIFNMDFIGTLFSRNEQGGVAQRLMGGASKKRCNYSADKTGHILMHSCLDDAISSGVKFLMDHELLDIGVVDGKCEGVVLRDIQSGGIYPVLCKALVIATGGYTRIFYNRTSTPFIATGDGVAAALRAGLGFEDPEMIQFHPTGVANGGTLITEAARGEGGYLLNNRGERFMKNYHEKMELAPRDVVARAIETEIREGRGYGEGLGAYVLCDVRHLGKEKILKDLPKIRHTAMLFENIDLVDTPVPIRPTAHYSMGGIEVAKFEDMSTKIAGIYVGGEASCISIHGANRLGGNSLADAVVTGHLAGIGATNYAKDASFGKGAKTHELAQKWQVRFKEITNNGGNGQEMYELREELGSQNWDNMGIFRTQEKLDLLAKNLEDIQARYEKIRIPNPNEVMNTAFTDYVELGNLILLSRCACLAARNRLESRGAHTREDYPKRDDKNFLKHSIVNLENDELKLSYKDVVVTEFSLDGRRVQ; from the coding sequence ATGGGTGAATTTTCTAGAAGAGATTTTATAAAAACAGCCTGTATTAGTGTAGGAGCTTTAGCTGCAAGTTCAAGTGGGGTTTATGCCTTAGATGATTCATCTAAGATGGATAAAGATACAAATTTACCTTCTTGCGATGTTTTGGTAATTGGATCAGGTGGAGCAGGTTTGCGTGCTGCAGCCGCAGTGAGAAAAGAAAATCCAAAATTAAGCGTTGTAGTAGCTACAAAGATGATGCCATCTCGTAACGCAACTTGTATGGCAGAGGGTGGAATTAACGGAGTTACTGATTTTTCTAATGGAGATTCCTATAAATTACATGCTTATGATACTATTAAAGGCGGAGCTTATTTGGTAGATCAAGACTCGGCTTTAAAATTTTGTGAATTAGCTGGAAAGGCTATTTTTAATATGGATTTTATAGGAACCTTGTTTTCAAGAAATGAGCAAGGTGGAGTAGCTCAGCGTTTAATGGGAGGGGCTTCTAAAAAACGCTGTAACTATTCTGCAGATAAAACAGGTCATATTTTAATGCATTCTTGTTTAGATGATGCTATTAGCAGTGGTGTGAAATTTTTAATGGATCATGAACTTTTGGATATAGGTGTTGTGGATGGAAAATGCGAGGGTGTCGTTTTAAGAGATATACAAAGCGGTGGAATTTATCCTGTGTTATGCAAAGCTTTGGTGATTGCTACAGGGGGATACACAAGGATATTTTATAATAGAACTTCAACTCCTTTTATTGCCACAGGAGATGGCGTGGCAGCTGCTCTTAGAGCAGGACTTGGTTTTGAAGATCCTGAGATGATACAATTTCACCCAACAGGAGTTGCAAATGGTGGAACTCTTATTACAGAAGCGGCGCGCGGTGAAGGGGGATATCTTTTAAATAATCGTGGTGAGCGTTTTATGAAAAATTACCATGAAAAAATGGAGCTTGCACCGCGAGATGTGGTTGCGCGTGCTATAGAAACAGAAATTCGTGAAGGTAGAGGTTATGGCGAGGGACTTGGAGCTTATGTTTTGTGCGATGTACGCCACTTAGGAAAAGAAAAAATTTTAAAAGATTTACCAAAAATTCGTCACACTGCAATGCTTTTTGAAAATATTGATTTAGTAGATACTCCTGTACCTATCCGTCCAACGGCGCATTATTCTATGGGTGGAATTGAAGTGGCTAAATTTGAAGATATGAGTACTAAAATTGCTGGAATTTATGTAGGTGGAGAAGCTTCTTGCATTTCTATACATGGAGCTAATAGACTAGGGGGAAATTCTTTAGCCGATGCAGTTGTAACAGGGCATTTAGCAGGCATTGGTGCGACAAATTATGCTAAAGATGCAAGTTTTGGAAAAGGGGCAAAAACTCATGAACTTGCTCAAAAATGGCAGGTTAGATTTAAAGAAATTACAAATAATGGCGGAAATGGTCAAGAAATGTATGAATTGCGAGAAGAGCTAGGAAGTCAAAATTGGGATAATATGGGGATTTTTAGAACTCAAGAAAAACTCGATCTTCTAGCAAAAAATTTAGAAGATATACAAGCAAGATATGAAAAAATTCGTATTCCAAATCCTAATGAAGTGATGAATACTGCTTTTACAGATTATGTAGAGCTTGGCAATTTGATTTTACTTTCTCGCTGTGCTTGTTTAGCAGCTAGAAATAGACTTGAAAGTCGTGGGGCTCATACTAGAGAAGATTATCCAAAGCGAGATGATAAAAATTTCTTAAAACATAGCATTGTAAATTTAGAAAATGATGAATTAAAACTTAGTTATAAAGATGTCGTGGTAACTGAGTTTTCACTTGATGGAAGGAGAGTACAATGA
- the murD gene encoding UDP-N-acetylmuramoyl-L-alanine--D-glutamate ligase, with translation MKISLFGYGKTTHAIAENLVDKFGPFDIYDDHFTKTKKDTLGNLLLNPNDFDDNLSDIEIPSPGFPPKHKLIQKAKNLQSEYDFFYDIMPKSVWISGTNGKTTTTQMATHLLSHIGAVMGGNVGTPLAELDPYAKLWILETSSFTLHYTHKAKPEIYALLPISPDHLSWHGSFDNYVQDKLSILKRMNECDVAILPKIYANTPTKAHIISYKDEKDLAAKFGIDTEKISFKSPFLLDAIMALAIEKILLDTLSYELLNSFVMEKNKLEELKDSRNRLWVNDTKATNESAVMAALSRYKDKKIHLIIGGDDKGVDLSNLFDFMKGFDIELYAIGISTEKMLDYAKKANLKAYKCEVLSKAVNEISNRLKINEVALLSPACASLDQFNSYAERGKIFKECVNKI, from the coding sequence ATGAAAATTTCACTTTTTGGATACGGAAAAACCACACATGCTATTGCTGAAAATTTGGTAGATAAATTTGGACCTTTTGATATCTATGATGATCATTTTACAAAAACAAAAAAAGATACACTAGGAAATTTACTTTTAAATCCTAATGATTTTGATGATAATTTAAGCGATATTGAAATTCCTAGTCCAGGTTTTCCACCAAAGCACAAACTCATTCAAAAAGCAAAAAATTTACAAAGCGAATATGACTTTTTTTATGATATCATGCCAAAATCCGTTTGGATAAGCGGAACCAATGGCAAAACCACCACCACACAAATGGCTACACATTTATTATCACACATTGGTGCTGTTATGGGTGGAAATGTTGGAACTCCTTTAGCAGAGCTTGATCCTTATGCAAAACTTTGGATACTTGAAACTTCATCTTTCACCCTACACTATACTCATAAAGCTAAACCTGAAATTTATGCACTTTTACCTATAAGTCCTGATCATCTTTCTTGGCATGGAAGTTTTGATAATTATGTTCAAGATAAGCTAAGCATTTTAAAAAGAATGAATGAATGTGATGTAGCAATACTGCCTAAAATTTATGCAAATACTCCAACAAAAGCTCATATAATAAGCTATAAAGATGAAAAAGATCTGGCTGCTAAATTTGGCATTGATACGGAAAAAATTTCCTTTAAAAGTCCTTTTTTACTCGATGCTATCATGGCTTTAGCCATAGAAAAAATTCTACTTGATACTTTAAGCTATGAGCTTTTAAATAGCTTTGTAATGGAAAAAAATAAACTCGAAGAGCTTAAAGACAGTCGAAATAGGCTTTGGGTAAATGACACTAAAGCTACAAATGAAAGTGCTGTAATGGCTGCACTTAGTCGCTATAAAGATAAAAAAATTCATCTTATCATAGGGGGAGATGATAAGGGTGTAGATCTTAGTAATTTATTTGATTTTATGAAAGGATTTGATATAGAACTCTATGCTATAGGTATTAGTACTGAAAAAATGCTTGATTATGCAAAAAAAGCGAATTTGAAAGCCTATAAATGTGAAGTTTTATCTAAAGCTGTAAATGAAATTTCAAATCGCTTAAAAATCAATGAAGTGGCTCTTTTAAGTCCCGCTTGTGCAAGTTTAGATCAGTTTAACTCTTACGCAGAGCGTGGAAAAATCTTTAAAGAATGCGTGAATAAAATTTAA
- the mraY gene encoding phospho-N-acetylmuramoyl-pentapeptide-transferase, giving the protein MYYLSDLSHYAFFTYISVRAGFAFFIALCLSLFLMPKFITWAKAKNASQPIYEYAPETHKTKCHTPTMGGLIFISSAVIASLFCIKFDNIFAISALLCLILFCLIGLIDDLGKVLKKDNHSGLSPRMKLLAQIIAGLICILPLYFSSELSTELFIPFYKHPLFDMEIFAIAFWILVLISSSNAVNLTDGLDGLATVPSIFSLSTLGIFLYLSGNLNYSEYLLLPKIQGLGEVVIICAALIGALIGFLWYNCYPAQVFMGDSGSLALGGFIGFLAIISKNEILLLLIGFVFVLETVSVILQVGSFKIFNKRVFKMAPIHHHFEKVGWVENKIIVRFWMIALLSNLFALASIKLR; this is encoded by the coding sequence TTGTATTATCTTTCAGATTTAAGTCATTATGCTTTTTTTACTTATATTAGTGTGCGTGCAGGATTTGCATTTTTTATCGCTTTATGTTTGTCTTTATTTTTAATGCCTAAATTTATTACTTGGGCAAAGGCTAAAAATGCTAGTCAACCTATTTACGAATACGCCCCAGAAACTCATAAAACCAAATGTCATACTCCAACCATGGGTGGGCTTATTTTCATCAGTTCTGCAGTAATCGCAAGTTTATTTTGTATCAAATTTGATAATATTTTTGCTATAAGTGCTTTACTTTGTTTGATACTTTTTTGTTTGATAGGACTCATAGATGATTTAGGCAAAGTTCTAAAAAAAGATAATCATTCAGGACTTAGTCCAAGAATGAAGCTTTTAGCACAAATCATCGCTGGACTTATCTGCATCTTACCTTTATATTTTAGTTCAGAGCTTAGCACGGAACTTTTTATACCTTTTTATAAACACCCTCTTTTTGATATGGAAATTTTTGCCATTGCTTTTTGGATTTTGGTTTTAATTTCTAGCTCTAATGCTGTAAATTTAACCGATGGACTTGATGGCTTAGCTACAGTTCCAAGCATTTTTTCTTTATCTACTTTAGGGATATTCTTATATTTGAGTGGAAATTTAAATTATAGTGAATATTTACTTTTGCCAAAAATTCAAGGACTTGGTGAAGTAGTGATTATTTGTGCAGCACTAATCGGTGCTTTAATAGGATTTTTATGGTACAACTGTTATCCTGCACAAGTTTTTATGGGAGATAGTGGAAGTTTAGCTTTAGGTGGCTTTATAGGATTTTTAGCTATCATTAGCAAAAATGAAATTTTACTTTTACTCATAGGTTTTGTTTTTGTCCTTGAAACTGTTTCTGTAATTTTACAAGTTGGAAGTTTTAAAATTTTTAATAAAAGAGTCTTTAAAATGGCACCTATTCATCATCATTTTGAAAAAGTTGGCTGGGTAGAAAATAAAATTATAGTGCGTTTTTGGATGATAGCCCTACTTTCAAATTTATTTGCACTTGCATCAATAAAGCTAAGATAA
- a CDS encoding pyridoxamine 5'-phosphate oxidase family protein, with protein MMDLKEIAQFLDDNAPAFLATLGTCGNPRVRPIQSPLLMGDKIYFCTANTKGLFKHIKNYNGIEFCSCAKDGTFLRLRANAVFEPNLEVKKMMFEKYPYLVNLYETPQNPKFEVFYLDHLSARMQFMNGEFKLFKA; from the coding sequence ATGATGGATTTAAAAGAAATAGCACAATTTTTAGATGATAATGCACCGGCATTTTTAGCCACTTTAGGAACTTGTGGAAATCCTAGAGTGCGTCCTATACAAAGTCCATTGCTTATGGGAGATAAAATTTATTTTTGCACAGCAAACACAAAGGGACTTTTTAAACATATAAAAAATTACAATGGTATTGAATTTTGTTCTTGTGCAAAAGATGGGACTTTTTTAAGACTTAGAGCTAATGCGGTTTTTGAACCAAATTTAGAAGTTAAAAAAATGATGTTCGAAAAATACCCTTATCTTGTAAATCTTTATGAAACTCCACAAAATCCAAAATTTGAAGTTTTTTATCTTGATCATCTAAGCGCTAGAATGCAATTTATGAATGGAGAATTTAAGCTTTTTAAGGCTTAA
- the sdhE gene encoding 8-methylmenaquinol:fumarate reductase membrane anchor subunit: MQKEYAFFPGCVLSQAAKESKISLEAIAPILGWKLNEIKGWSCCGASQAQCVDPIATLVANARNIALAEEMKMPILTTCSTCMLTLTKAKNTLDKGAKERINTFLAQGGMKYQGSTPITSLLWELYEDLDNLKSKVKKPLSNLKVALFYGCHSLRPEDAFGKKESSTNPKSFESVVEVLGAKIVPFEKRLDCCGFHASYPAEKSVKKMSSQIVNNASENQADCVVTPCPLCQMQLDIYQERFQDYTNSKARLPIIHLSQLVGLALGLSKETVGLDYNIIDASKIA; encoded by the coding sequence ATGCAAAAAGAATACGCTTTTTTTCCAGGTTGTGTTTTATCTCAAGCTGCAAAAGAATCTAAAATTTCACTTGAAGCTATTGCACCTATTTTGGGTTGGAAGTTGAATGAAATTAAGGGATGGAGTTGTTGTGGGGCTTCTCAAGCGCAGTGTGTTGATCCTATTGCGACTTTGGTAGCTAATGCAAGAAATATTGCTTTAGCGGAAGAGATGAAAATGCCAATACTTACAACTTGTAGTACTTGTATGCTAACTTTAACTAAAGCAAAAAATACTCTTGATAAGGGTGCAAAAGAACGCATCAATACTTTTTTAGCACAAGGTGGAATGAAATATCAAGGTTCAACGCCTATTACAAGTCTTTTGTGGGAGCTTTATGAGGATTTGGATAATTTAAAAAGTAAGGTGAAAAAGCCGCTTTCAAATTTAAAAGTAGCTTTATTTTATGGTTGCCATAGTTTAAGACCTGAAGATGCTTTCGGTAAAAAAGAAAGTTCAACCAATCCAAAAAGTTTTGAAAGTGTAGTAGAAGTTTTAGGGGCTAAAATAGTTCCTTTTGAAAAACGCCTTGATTGTTGTGGTTTTCATGCTTCTTATCCTGCAGAAAAATCTGTGAAAAAAATGTCTAGTCAAATTGTCAATAATGCAAGTGAAAATCAAGCTGATTGTGTTGTAACACCTTGTCCACTTTGTCAAATGCAGCTTGATATCTATCAAGAAAGATTTCAAGATTATACTAATTCTAAAGCAAGATTGCCTATTATTCATTTATCACAATTAGTAGGACTTGCATTAGGACTTTCTAAAGAAACGGTTGGTTTAGATTATAATATTATTGATGCAAGTAAAATTGCATAA
- the acpP gene encoding acyl carrier protein: MATFDDVKAVVVEQLSIDADAVKMESKIIEDLGADSLDVVELIMALEEKFEVEIPDSDAEKLIKIEDVVNYIDNLKK; the protein is encoded by the coding sequence ATGGCAACATTTGATGATGTAAAAGCAGTAGTAGTAGAGCAATTAAGTATTGATGCAGATGCAGTTAAAATGGAATCAAAAATTATTGAAGATTTAGGTGCTGATTCTTTAGATGTTGTAGAGCTTATTATGGCTTTAGAAGAAAAATTTGAAGTAGAAATTCCAGATAGTGATGCTGAAAAATTAATTAAAATTGAAGATGTTGTAAATTATATTGACAATCTAAAAAAATAA
- the gpmI gene encoding 2,3-bisphosphoglycerate-independent phosphoglycerate mutase: MKQKCVLIITDGIGYNKNSKFNAFEAAKKPSYEKLFKEVPNSLLKTSGLAVGLPEGQMGNSEVGHMCIGSGRIIYQNLVRINKAIENKELEKNENLQKLLAKCKRVHIIGLYSDGGVHSMDTHFKAMLEICAKNGNEVFAHAITDGRDVSPKSGLNFIKDLKEFCENLGVHFATLCGRFYAMDRDKRWDRVKEYYECLLGKAYKVPNLLEYLQKSYDENITDEFIKAVQNENYKGMREEDGIIFINFRNDRMKQLVEVLNSKDFKEFECEKVFENLLTMSVYDDKFKLPVLFEKEKIENTLAQVISKAGLSQLHTAETEKYAHVTFFFNGGKEELLENETRVLIPSPKVKTYDEKPQMSAFEVCNAVKKGIEKGEDFIVVNFANGDMVGHTGDFNAAIKAVEAVDTCLGEIVECAKKHDYAFIITSDHGNCEAMQDEKGNLLTNHTAFDVFVFVQARGVSKIKVNMGLSNIAASVLKILDLEIPKEMNEALF; this comes from the coding sequence ATGAAGCAAAAATGCGTTTTAATTATTACAGATGGAATAGGGTATAATAAGAATAGTAAGTTTAATGCTTTTGAAGCAGCTAAAAAACCAAGTTATGAAAAGCTTTTTAAGGAAGTTCCAAATTCTTTACTAAAAACGAGTGGTTTGGCTGTAGGTTTGCCAGAAGGACAAATGGGAAATAGTGAAGTAGGGCATATGTGCATAGGAAGTGGGCGTATTATTTATCAAAATTTAGTGCGTATTAATAAAGCCATTGAAAACAAAGAACTTGAAAAAAATGAGAATTTGCAAAAACTTTTAGCAAAATGTAAAAGAGTGCATATTATAGGGCTTTATAGTGATGGCGGAGTGCATTCTATGGATACACATTTTAAAGCCATGCTTGAAATTTGTGCGAAAAATGGCAATGAAGTTTTTGCTCACGCAATCACTGATGGGCGTGATGTAAGTCCAAAAAGTGGCTTAAATTTCATAAAAGATTTAAAAGAATTTTGTGAAAATCTAGGTGTGCATTTTGCTACACTTTGTGGGCGTTTTTATGCTATGGATAGAGATAAGCGTTGGGATAGGGTGAAAGAATATTATGAGTGTTTATTGGGTAAGGCTTATAAGGTGCCAAATTTATTAGAATACCTACAAAAATCTTACGATGAAAATATTACTGATGAGTTTATCAAAGCAGTGCAAAATGAGAATTATAAGGGTATGAGAGAAGAAGATGGCATTATCTTTATCAATTTTAGAAATGATAGAATGAAACAACTCGTTGAAGTGTTAAATTCTAAGGATTTTAAAGAGTTTGAGTGTGAAAAAGTCTTTGAAAATTTACTTACTATGAGTGTTTATGATGATAAATTTAAACTCCCTGTGCTTTTTGAAAAAGAAAAAATTGAAAATACTTTAGCACAAGTGATTTCTAAAGCAGGGCTTAGTCAGCTTCATACCGCAGAAACCGAAAAATATGCCCATGTAACTTTCTTTTTTAATGGCGGAAAAGAAGAGCTTTTGGAAAATGAAACAAGGGTTTTAATCCCAAGCCCCAAGGTAAAAACTTATGATGAAAAACCCCAAATGAGTGCTTTTGAAGTGTGTAATGCAGTGAAAAAAGGTATAGAAAAGGGCGAAGATTTTATAGTGGTAAATTTTGCAAATGGAGATATGGTGGGACATACAGGCGATTTTAATGCTGCTATAAAGGCTGTTGAGGCGGTGGATACTTGTTTGGGCGAGATTGTAGAATGTGCAAAAAAGCATGATTATGCTTTTATCATTACAAGCGATCATGGAAATTGCGAAGCTATGCAAGATGAAAAAGGAAATTTGCTTACCAATCACACTGCTTTTGATGTTTTTGTTTTTGTGCAAGCAAGGGGAGTTTCAAAGATTAAAGTCAATATGGGGCTGAGTAATATAGCTGCAAGCGTGCTTAAAATTTTAGACTTAGAAATTCCAAAAGAAATGAATGAGGCTTTATTTTAG
- the tenA gene encoding thiaminase II, producing the protein MMLFSNLIKENQKIWNAYLHHDFVKKLEDKSLKQENFLFYLKQDYIYLLNYAKCYARLALNSNTAKELRFAMKFQNYIVEGEMELHRAILSLGINADELDAKDESLVNIAYSRYMLSVGENGDFLDMLVALSACAIGYAKIGAEIINRLKNENLKDHPYKEWILTYGSENFQNEAKEFEDFVNSYTSSVGAQKFQKLSEIFHTVTRLEVAFWEHSLRMELNL; encoded by the coding sequence ATGATGCTTTTCTCTAATTTAATCAAAGAAAATCAAAAAATTTGGAATGCTTATCTACATCATGATTTTGTTAAAAAATTGGAAGATAAAAGCCTAAAGCAAGAAAATTTTCTTTTTTATCTCAAGCAAGATTATATTTATTTGCTTAATTACGCAAAATGTTATGCAAGATTAGCACTTAACTCAAATACCGCAAAAGAACTTCGTTTTGCTATGAAATTTCAAAATTATATAGTTGAAGGAGAAATGGAGCTTCATCGTGCAATTTTATCTCTTGGCATTAATGCAGATGAACTCGATGCAAAAGATGAAAGTTTAGTCAATATAGCCTATTCGCGTTATATGTTAAGCGTAGGTGAAAATGGAGATTTTTTAGATATGTTAGTTGCTCTTAGTGCTTGCGCTATAGGCTATGCAAAAATAGGTGCTGAAATTATAAATCGTTTAAAAAATGAAAATTTAAAAGATCATCCTTACAAGGAATGGATTTTGACCTATGGAAGTGAAAATTTTCAAAATGAAGCTAAAGAATTTGAAGATTTTGTTAATTCTTATACTTCAAGTGTTGGTGCACAAAAATTCCAAAAACTCAGCGAAATTTTTCATACTGTAACACGCTTAGAAGTGGCTTTTTGGGAGCATTCTTTAAGAATGGAATTAAATCTTTAA
- the sdhB gene encoding 8-methylmenaquinol:fumarate reductase iron-sulfur subunit, whose protein sequence is MKIIIDRFNGKEKYEQSYDIDDKDIQGKTLLSLLLFIKKTKDITLNFTASCQSVICGACAVRVNGHSYLACDTKMQDLLKEYDNPLSIRISPLGNFRVISDLIVDWEPSIENLRKIRPAMVAKNEFSAEKGCKQSQEEFDRISKQWDCILCGSCASECNKLEADSSDYMQPFVFTHAWRAAADSRGKDPMLHVKPSVMNGLWLCVHCQECADRCPKGISSVSDIANLRVMAIKKGLNEGLGPDHAEAFYKDLVEGSGRLNEIYLALRSEGVIGSMGKTDIAFKLMRAGKMNPMHVFGEDEIEGHKDLVKMIKAAQEAAVKE, encoded by the coding sequence ATGAAAATCATCATAGATCGTTTTAATGGCAAGGAAAAATATGAACAAAGTTATGATATTGATGATAAGGATATACAAGGAAAAACTCTGCTCTCTCTTTTGCTTTTTATTAAAAAAACAAAAGATATTACTTTAAATTTTACCGCCTCTTGTCAATCTGTGATTTGTGGGGCTTGTGCAGTTCGTGTGAATGGGCATTCTTATCTTGCTTGTGATACTAAAATGCAAGATTTGTTAAAAGAATATGATAATCCTTTAAGTATACGCATTTCTCCGCTTGGAAATTTTAGAGTAATTTCTGATTTAATTGTGGATTGGGAGCCTTCTATAGAAAATTTAAGAAAAATTCGTCCTGCCATGGTGGCAAAAAATGAATTTTCAGCGGAAAAGGGCTGTAAACAAAGTCAAGAAGAATTTGATCGTATTAGCAAGCAATGGGATTGTATTTTATGTGGTAGCTGTGCTTCAGAGTGTAATAAATTAGAAGCAGATAGTAGCGATTATATGCAACCTTTTGTTTTTACTCATGCTTGGCGTGCAGCGGCAGACTCTCGAGGTAAGGATCCTATGTTGCATGTAAAACCCAGCGTAATGAATGGACTTTGGCTTTGTGTTCATTGTCAAGAGTGTGCTGATCGTTGTCCAAAGGGTATAAGTTCAGTAAGCGATATAGCAAATTTAAGAGTGATGGCGATTAAAAAAGGTTTAAATGAAGGCTTAGGGCCTGATCATGCTGAAGCTTTTTATAAAGATTTAGTTGAAGGTTCAGGACGCTTGAATGAAATTTATCTTGCTTTGCGTTCTGAGGGTGTTATAGGTTCTATGGGTAAAACAGATATAGCTTTTAAACTTATGCGCGCAGGAAAAATGAATCCTATGCATGTTTTTGGCGAGGATGAAATAGAAGGGCATAAAGATTTGGTTAAAATGATAAAGGCAGCACAAGAAGCTGCTGTTAAGGAGTAA